The DNA window GCGTGGACCTGGTCCGGCTGCCCGGCGGCGAGCCCGCGGTCATCGAGCTGGAGCTGACCGAGCCCTACCTGTTCCTGCGCCACGACCCCGGCGCTCCGCAGGCGTTCGCCAAGGCCCTGGTCGAGCTGCTGTAGTCAGGCGGTGATCCCGCCGTCCACCGGGATGACCGTCCCCGTCAGGTACGCCCCCGCCCGCGAGGCCAGGAAGATCGCCGTGCCCGCCATGTCGTCGGGCCGGCCGATGCGCCCGAGCGGCACGCCGGCCTCGATGGTCTCCCGGGTGCCGGGGTCGTCGAGGGCGAAGGCCATCATCTTCGACTCGAACGGCCCCGGCGCGATGGCGTTGACCGTGATGTGCTCCTTCGCCAGGTGCCGGGCGAGATGCCGGGTGAGCATGTGCACCGCGGACTTGGTGGAGGAGTAGGCGTAGGTCGGCAGCACCGGCACGCGGATGCCGTCCACCGAGCCCACGTTGATCACCCGGGCCGGGTCGTCCGGCCCGGCGGCCTGCCGGAGCCGCGGCAGGAACCGCTGGGTCAGCGCGAACACGCCCTTGACGTTGATGTTCCAGAGCTTGTCGAAGGCGGACTCCGGGTACTCCTCCAGCGGCGCGCCCCAGGTCGCCCCCGCGTTGTTGATCAGCACGTGCAGCGGCCCGTCCACGGCCGAGGCGAGGCTCTCGCGCCCCTCCGCCGTGGACAGGTCGGCGGGCACGGCGGCGCAGCCCAGTTCGGCGGCCGTCTTCTCGACCTCGGCCGTCTTGCGCGCCGAGATGTAGACGTTCGCGCCCGCCGCCACGAAACCCGCCGCGATCATCCGGCCGATGCCGCGCGAGCCGCCGGTCACCACGACCGTCTTGCCTTCCACCGAGAACAGAGTCATGGTCCGGAGCATGCCATACCGGCCGGTCGGTTCACACCCCGGGCAGGAGGCCGTTGCGGAACAGGTCCACGAACCGCTGGTGGTCGCCGCGGGCCTGGGCGCCGTACCGGTGGGCGAACTCCACGAGCATCGCCGTGAACCCCGGCCGGTCCCCGCCGATCACCGCCACGATCGCCTCCTCCGTCGAGAAGTCGACCAGGTCGTGGCTGGACTCGTCGTCGGCCACCGAGTGCATGCGCGCCACCGCGCGGCCCAGGTCGCGCATGATCGAGCGCAGCTCGCCCGGCTCGTTCACGTCGTCCCAGTCCAGGTCCGCCGAGTACGGCGAGACCTCGGCGACGAGCTGCCCGACCCCGTCCAGCGTGGTGTAGCCCAGCCACGGATCGGCGTACGCCTGCAGCGCCCGCTGTGACTCGGCCGTGCGGTGCCCCTGGTGCAGGAAGTACGAGGCCACCTTCTCGTCGGTGACGTGCCGGGCCACCGCCGGCGCCGCCGCCTGCTTCATGTAGAGGATGACGTCGTTCTCCAGGGCCTGCGAGCGCCCCTCCAGCAGCAGGTTGTACGACGGCAGCCCCGCCGACCCGATGCCCACGCCCTTGCGCAGCGCCACGTCCTTGACCACGTGCTCGACCGCCCGCCCGGCCGGCCCGCCGTCGCCCGGCAGCGTCGTCAGGTAACCGGCGAACGCGGCCAGCACCGCCTCCCGCGTGGCCCCGTCCACCGGCTCGCGCCCGTCCACGAGCGCGAAGCGGCGGTCGTAGTCGTCGATCACGGTCTCCACGTCCAGCAGCGCCACCCGCGTGCTGAGCCGGGCGGTCTGGAGCACCCGGTGCAGCACGCCCGTCGTGGTGCCGAGCGTGAGCGAGCCGATCGCGTCGTCGCCGCCCGCCGCGATCGCGGTCAGCTCCTCCAGGTACGCCCCCGCGAAGTCGGCCACCAGCCCGCCGATCGCCTCGTCCGACAGCGCCTTGGCGTAGCCGAGCAGCGCCACGCTGGCCGCGAAGCGCTTGAGGTCCCAGACGTACGGACCCACGTACGCCTCGTCGAAGTCGTTGACGTTGAACACCAGCTCGCCGGAGGCGTTCATGTACGTGCCGAAGTTCTCGGCGTGCAGGTCGCCGTGGATCCAGACGCGGCCGGTCGGCTCGTCGAGGTAGGCGTCGTCGGCGTACGGCCCGGCCAGGTCCGCGTAGAACAGGCACGCGCTGCCCCGGTAGAAGGCGAACGGCGAGGCCGCCATCTTGCGGAACTTGCGGCGGAACGCGGCCGGATCGCGGGCGATCGAGTCGCCGAACTCGGTCATGAGGACGTCGAGGAGGAAGGTGGTGCGTGTGCCCATGCCACGGACGGTAACCCCGCGAGCCCTTCCCGGCCACCCCGGGCTCAGGGATGCTGCGACGACACCGACACGACCTCGCCCGTCATGTACGAGGAGTAGTCGCTGGCCAGGAAGACGATCACGTTGGCCACCTCCCACGGCTCCGCCGACCGCCCGAACGCCTCCCTGGCCGCCAGCTCGGCCAGCAGTTCCTCGCCCGTCACCTTGGCCAGGAACGGGTGCACCGCCAGCGACGGCGCCACGGCGTTGACCCGCACCCCGTGCTCGGCCGCCTCCAGCGCGACGCACCTGGTGAGCGCCATCACCCCGGCCTTGGCCGCGGCGTAGTGCGCCTGCCCGCGCTGGGCCCGCCAGCCGACGACGGAGGCGTTGTTGACGATGACGCCGGAGCCCTGGCCGTACATCTGCCGCAGCGCGGCCCTGGTGCAGCGCATGGTGCCGGTGAGCGTGACGTCGAGGACCGCGTGCCACTGCTCGTCGGTCATCCCCGCCAGCTCGGCGGTGCCGCCGAGCCCGGCGTTGTTGACCACCACGTCGAGCCGGCCGTGCGCCTCGGCCACCGCGTCGAACAGCGCCAGCACCTGCGGCTCCGACGTCACGTCGCACGGCACGGCGAGCGGCCTGACGCCGGTGACCTCGCTCAGCGCCTCGGCGGCGGCGGCGAGGCGGCGTTCGTGCCGGTCGGAGAGGACGACGACGGCGCCCTCCTCTGCGCAGCGGCGCGCGGTCGCCCAGCCGATGCCGGCGCCCGCGGCGGCCGTCACCAGCGTCACCTTGCCGTCGAGCAGTCCGTGTGCCTTCGGGGGCGGCGGGAGCATCGGCTCTCTCCAATCGGCGCGCGCCGGTCAGCGGGGGAGCCCCAGGGCGCGTTCGGCGATGATGGTGCGCTGGATCTCGCTGGAGCCGGCGTAGATCGTGTCGGCCCGGCTGAACAGGTAGAGCCGCTGGAGCTCGTTCAGCTCGCCCACCAGCCCGGCCCTCACTAGTCCGGCTCTGCCCTGGACGGCCTGCGCCAGCTCGCCGAGCCGCCGGTGCCACTCCGACCAGTAGAGCTTGGCGATCGACGCCTCGGGCCCGGGGTCCGGCCCCAGCATGCGCAGCGCGTTGAGCCGCATGACCTCCAGCTCCAGCCAGGCCCGGACCAGGCGGTCGCGCAGGACAGGATCATCGGCGGCGCCGGTCCGCCGGGCGGTCTCGACGACCTTGGCCAGCTCGCGCCGGAAGCCGAGCTGCTGGCCGAGCGTGGACGCGCCGCGCTCGTGGCGGAGGGTGGCCATCGCGACCCGCCAGCCGTCGCCGGGCGCGCCGAGCACGTTCCCCGCCGCGGTGCGCGCGCCGTCGAAGAACACCTCGTTGAACTCGGACGTCCCGGTGAGCTGCCTGATCGGCCGTACGGTGACGCCCGGCCGGCGCATCGGGACCAGCAGGTACGACAGCCCGTGGTGCCGCCGCGACCCCGGCTCGGTGCGGCAGAGGACGAAGCACCAGTCGGCGACGTGCGCGAGCGACGTCCACACCTTCTGCCCGGTGATCACCCACTCGCCGCCCTCCAGCCGGGCGCTGGTCCGGACGGCGGCGAGGTCGGAGCCGGCGTCCGGCTCGGAGTAGCCCTGGCACCACAGCTCCTCGCCCCGGCGGATCGGCGGCAGGAAGCGCTTCTTCTGCTCCTCGTCGCCGAACTCCAGGACGGTGGGGCCGACCAGGGTCTCGCCGATGTGGCCGACCCGGGCCGGGGCGTCGGCCCGGGCGTACTCCTCGTGGAAGGCCATCTGGTCGGCGAGGCGGGCGGCGCGGCCGCCGTACCGCTCGGGCCAGCCGAGGCAGGTCCAGCCGTGCGCGCCGAGGTGCCGCTCCCACGCCAGGCGCAGGTCGTGCCCCTCGTGCTCGCGGCCGGGGCCGCCGAGGCCGCGGGCGGCGGCGAACGCGCCGCCCAGCGCCTCCTCCAGCCAGGCCCGCGCCCGCTCGCGGAAGCCCGGGGTCTCCCCAGGGATCAACGGAACCCGCCGAAGCCGCCCTGGAAGAACACCAGCGGGCCGCCGTCGGCGTGCGTGTCGAGCTGCAGCACCCGGGCCACCACGATGGTGTGGTCGCCGGCCGGGTGCTCGGCCTCGACCGCGCAGTCGAGCCAGGCGAGGGCGCCCTCCAGCACGGGGTTGCCGCCGGGCGAGCCGGTCCATTCCAGGCCGGCGAACTTGTCGCCGCCCCTCGACGCCATCCGCGCGCACACCTCCTGCTGGTGCTCGGCGAGGACGTTCACGGTGAGGACGTTCGCGTCGCGCACCCGGGGCCAGCTCGTGCTGGTGTGGGCCACGCAGAAGGCGACGAGCGGCGGGTCGAGCGAGACCGAGGTGAAGGAGTTGGCGGCCAGGCCGCAGGGCCGTCCGTCGCCGGGGTCGAGCGCGGTGATCGCCACCACGCCGGTGGCGAAGCGGCCGAGGACCTGCCGGAAGCGGCGGCTGTCGAGGTGGCCGTTCGCGCTCTGGGGGGTTGGGCCCGTCGGCATGGTGGCTCCGTTGCGAATCCTGCGCTGAGGTGGCGTCGGAAGGCCACGACAGCTCTCCGGCGCGACGAGCCGGGCAGCGTGTGTGCTCATGGGGGGTCCGCCTCCTAGTCCACCGGCTGCGCCTATCATACCAAGCGCTTGCTTGGACGGTAGAGGGAAGCCGGAAAAGGTGTCAAGTTGCCCGGCCGGACCCGCGGGAGCCCGCGTTGACATGCGTGAAATGTCCGGCCTACCGTGCTGCTTGTGGCCAAGCGCTTGCTTGAATTCCGGAACGCGACGGCGATCGCCGGCGTCGGATACACCCCCTTCACCAAGAACTCCGGGGCCAGCACGCTGACCCTGGCCTGCCGTGCGGTGCTGGCCGCCCTGGCCGACGCCGGGCTCACCGCCGACGACGTGGACGGCCTCGCCACCCACCGGGTCGGCGACTCGGCCCCGCCCACCCTGGTCGGCCCCGCCCTCGGCCTGGCCGACCTGTCCTGGCACCTCGACCAGTTCGGCGGGGGCAGCGTCTCCCACGCCGTCGTCGGCCAGGCCGCGCTGGCGGTCGCGGCCGGGATGGCCGAGACCGTCGTCTGCTACCGGGCGATCAACGCCCGCTCCGAGTTCCGCATGGGCGGCACCGGGCGCGGCCTGCCGGTCAGCCCCGAGGTGCAGTACCAGGCCCCGTACGGCTACGTCGCCCCGCCCCAGCAGTACGCCATGTACGCCCGCGCCCACATGCTCAGGTACGGCACCACCGCCGAGCACTTCGGCACGCTCGCCGTCACCCAGCGCGCCAACGCCGCCAAGAATCCCCGCGCCCTCATGCGCACGCCCATCACGCTGGACGACTACCTGGCCAGCCGGTGGATCGCCGAGCCGTTCCGGCTGCTGGACTGCTGCCTGGAGACCGACGGCGCCTGCGCCGTGGTGGTCACCACCGCCGGACGGGCCCGCGACCTGCGTCGCCCGCCGGTGCTGATCTCCGCGGCGGCCTGGGGCGGCGGCCAGTCCCACCTGTCGGGGGGCGACCCCACGGTCACCTCCGCCGCCGCGCTGGCCCCGCGCCTGTACGCCCAGGCCGGCCTCGGCCCCGGCGACGTGGACGTGGCCGAGATCTACGACTGCTTCACGTACTCGGTGATCGTCCAGCTCGAGGACTACGGGTTCTGCCCCAAGGGGGAGGGCGGCCCGTACGTGGCCTCCGGGGCCACCGCGCTCGACGGCCCCCTGCCGGTCAACACGCACGGCGGCTTCCTGTCCGAGGGCTACGTGCATGGCGTCAACCACATCGCCGAGGCGGTGTCCCAGCTCCGGGGGGAGGCGGGGGACCGGCAGGTGCCGGGCGCGGAGGTGGCCCTGTCCACGGCGCAACCGGGATACATCCTGCCGGCCACGTCGGCGCTGATCCTGCGGAGGGCGTGATGACCGTTCACCGGCCGGAGCCGGACCGGGACTCGCGGGAGTGGTGGGAGCGGGTGGCCCGGCGCGAGTTCGCGGTGCAGCGGTGCGCCGGCTGCGGCGCGGACCGCTTCCCCGCGCGGGCGTTCTGCCCCGCCTGCCGGAGCGAGGAGTGGCGGTGGCGGGCGGTGCCGCCCGAGGGGCGGGTCGAGAGCTGGATCGTCAGCCACCAGCCGTTCGTGCCCGGGCTCGCCGCGCCGTACGTGGTCGTCATGGTGCGCCTCGCGGCGGTGCCCGGCTGCCTGGTGCACGGGAACTGGCGGGGCGATCGGGAGCCCCGGGGCGGCGAACGGGTGCGGGCGGTCTTCAGGGACGTCGGCGAGGACCTGACGCTCGTGGACTGGGAACCGGCCCGATAACCGACCCGTTCGGTTTGGATTCGTACCCACCAATCCCACCAGTCCCACAACGCCGAAGCCGCCCCACGCTCCGCCGGGGAAGGTCGATGATGAGGCGGTAGACGTCAACGCGGACGATCCGGACGGGGCGGCGCGGATGAGCGGAACCGGCTCGGCGGCGACGGTGGCGGGACGGCCACCGGCCGCGCTCGCGGCTGCCGTACGGCTGCGCCCGCGGGCCCGGCCGCCGCCGGGCGGGGCGGTGGTCCAGCGGGAGAGGGCATTCTGTCGGAAGGAAGAGATCCACATGCGGTCCCCCTCGGAGGAAAGCGCGCCCTGGCGGGCGTGGGGGACCCGCCAGGACGCGCTTCCTGCCCCGTGAGCGGCGGCGCCAGGACTCCGGCGAGGGATGGAGTCCTAGACCGCGGATTCACTCACGGAGTCGATGGGGGAGTGTGAGGGCTCCTGCTGCCGGCAACGTGCGGCGATGCGTCGAGCTGCACCGACCGGGTCATCGATGAAGTGCTTGACGGGGGCGCCACCCTCCTCAACTGCGACTAAGGATCCGTCCTGGCACTTCGCGGTCAGCTCAGTGGACGCCGATTGCACGGACGCGCCATGCCGGTTGCTCTGGTAGGTGTGGGTGAAACCCTGGCGGGGCAACGCGTAACGCAGTAAACGTGTTGCTTCACCGGGGTCTTGCCAGGGCAGGTACGACTCACCCGTGCTGACCGGCGGCATTGGCCTTCACCCCCTCACCGGCCTTTAGATGGATTTGTACCAACGAATGGATGATGGGCCGATCGAGGGGGTTCGGTCAAGGGGTTGTGGCCTGCTAGAACCAGATCGTCTAAATTGTTGGAACAAAAGGGGTGAAAGTGGCAAGGTCGGTGCTGTATCAGCAGGTGGCTGCGGAATTGCGTCGAGCCATCTACTCGGGTGTCCTCGGCCCCGGGGCACAGCTTCCGACCGAGGCACAACTCATGGAAGACCATGGGGTGAGCAGGAACACCGTCAGACTGGCCCTCGGAGAGCTCGTCAACGAGGGGCTCGTCACGCGCACGCCGCGACGCGGAACCGTGGTCAGGGACCGGCGGCCGCTGCTCATCTATCCCCAGCGCGAACTGGAGCCGCAGTCGCGCGGTGAACTGCGCGAGGCATTCGCCTACGCCGTGGCGCAGGAGGGCCGCGAGCCGAGCCAGTACATCGAGGTGCTGACCGTGTCTCCCGTCGAGGAGATCGCCAGCAGGCTGGAGTTGGCCGACGGGGAGTTGGCCGTGGTGAGACGCCGTCTGAGGTTCGTGGACGGGCAGCCGTACAACACCAACGACTCCTACTTCCCGCGTGATCTCGTGGCCGACTCCGAGATCGCCAGGCCCGGCGACATCGCCAGAGGGGCGAACCGGGTCCTGGAGGAACTGGGGCATGCCCAGGTGCGCGTCGTCGACGACATCTGGGCGCGCATGCCCAACCAGGAGGAGGCGGAACGCCTTCAGCTTGAACTCGGCACACCAGTAATGGTCTACGTCCGAGTTGGGTACGACGGGGCCGACATGCCTGTGCGTGTCGCCGTGTCGGTGTTGCCAGCCGACAAACATCTGATCAGGTACGAGCTCGATGGCCGCTAAGAGAGCTCGTAAGAAGGGGTGATCCCGCCGGCCGGGTGCAGCGAGAATTAGCCGCCTCGCTGGCCTGGGGGAGTCGTGCATACTCCCCTAAATCGCCTTAAATCCCATATATCGGATATATCGGATTAAGGCATCAAATCACCCTTACGCGATGTCGCGTCATCACTGTGCGCGCGCGCGTGAACGCCCAATGCAACGGGAGTTTCACTATGCACACCACCACGCTGCTTCACCCCCTCGCCCTTCGCCGCGCCGAGCCCGGCGACCTTCCCGGCGTCCTGACGTTGTTCGCCGACACCTCGGAGTGGCTCTACCGGCAGGGGGTGCGCCAGTGGCCCCGCCAGGGCTTCGGGCCTGAGCGGATCATGCCGCTGATCGAGGAGCGCGTGCTCTACCTGCTCGACGACGAACTGCGCTATCTCGACCCGGACATGGCGGCGCCTCCTGTGGCCACCATAGCCCTGGACGGCCACGCCGACCCGGAGTTCTGGACACCCGCCGACGAACCCGGGGCGGCGCTGTACGTCCACAAGCTCGCCGTGGCCCGGCCGTGGTCCGGCAGCGGCCTCGGTGACGCCCTCCTGGACTGGGCCGGGGCCAGCGCGTTCGCCTCCGGGCTGCCGTACGTGCGGCTCGACTGCGCCAAGGCGAACCCGCGCCTGCAGCACTACTACCGCAGCCGTGGCTTCCAGCACGTCCGTACGGTGGACCTGCCGCACCGCGCCAGCGGCGCCCTCTTCCAGCGCCGGTCCGAGGACCTCGTCGCCCTGCCCTTCCGCGACCTGACCCTCGCCGAGCTGATCACCGCCGCCTGACCGCGGGACCGCCCGGCCTCCCGCCTCCGGAGGCCGGGCCGCTCCCGCGGTTCGTCGCAGGTGGGAGGGTCGTTCGGGGCGCAACGGTACAGAGCGCCATATAACCTCTGCACCATGACCGGATCCCTGCTCGAGGTGATCGCGCTCGACGTGCGCGACGCCGTGGCCGCCGAACAGGGCGGAGCCGACCGGCTGGAGGTCGTCGCCGACATGGCGGCCGACGGGCTGACCCCCTCACCGGAGACGGTCGCCGCGATCGCGGCCGAGTGCCCCCTCCCGCAGATGGTGATGCTCCGCTGCGACGCCACGTTCACCGCCGCCCCGGAGACGCTCGACCGGCTGGCCCGCGACGCCAAGGCGCTGGCGCAGGCCGGGGCCGCCGGGTTCGTGTTCGGCTTCCTCGACGGCGCGGGCGTGGTCGACCTGGCCGCCACCGAGGCTTTGATCCACGCCGTCTCCCCCCTCCCGTGGACGTTCCACCGCGCCGTGGACCACGCGGCCGACGTCCAGGCGGCCTGGCGCGCGGTGCGGCTGCTGCCCAACCTGGCGACCGTGCTCACCTCGGGCGCCCCCGGCGGGGTCGGCGACGGCCTGCCGGTGCTGCGGGCCCGTGCCGAGGCGGGCGACGGCTCGATCATCCTCGCCGGCGGCGGCCTGCGCCCCGCCCACGTACCTGTGCTCCTCGACCAGGGCATCCGCGCCTTCCACATCGGCTCGGCGGCCCGGGAGAGCTGGTCCGACCCCGTGGAGTGGCGCCTGGTCCGCCGCTGGCGCACCTTGGTCGAACGCGACTGAACCCCTCTGGCGGACGCCGGCCGGACACCGCCTCGCCGGACCGCCTGCCGATGACCGCTGTGCGGCCCTGGTCCGCCGCCTGCCGCCCGATCAGCCCGCACCCGCCCCCCGGCCACCCCTCCGTGAGGGGAGGCCCGGAGCGCCCGCCGTACCGCCGTGACGGAGCCGGGCGGCGCGGCGGGAGGCGCGGGCCATGTCGCCGTCAGGGAAGGGCGGCGTCGGCTCGGCGGAGCGCCGCGGCGAGGGTGCGGATGGTGGCGGGCTCGTCCATGACCCCGCCCCCGGCCTCCCGCCGCTCCTCCCACGCCCGCACCCGCTCCCGGTGGGCGTCG is part of the Nonomuraea coxensis DSM 45129 genome and encodes:
- a CDS encoding SDR family oxidoreductase; amino-acid sequence: MTLFSVEGKTVVVTGGSRGIGRMIAAGFVAAGANVYISARKTAEVEKTAAELGCAAVPADLSTAEGRESLASAVDGPLHVLINNAGATWGAPLEEYPESAFDKLWNINVKGVFALTQRFLPRLRQAAGPDDPARVINVGSVDGIRVPVLPTYAYSSTKSAVHMLTRHLARHLAKEHITVNAIAPGPFESKMMAFALDDPGTRETIEAGVPLGRIGRPDDMAGTAIFLASRAGAYLTGTVIPVDGGITA
- a CDS encoding acyl-CoA dehydrogenase family protein gives rise to the protein MIPGETPGFRERARAWLEEALGGAFAAARGLGGPGREHEGHDLRLAWERHLGAHGWTCLGWPERYGGRAARLADQMAFHEEYARADAPARVGHIGETLVGPTVLEFGDEEQKKRFLPPIRRGEELWCQGYSEPDAGSDLAAVRTSARLEGGEWVITGQKVWTSLAHVADWCFVLCRTEPGSRRHHGLSYLLVPMRRPGVTVRPIRQLTGTSEFNEVFFDGARTAAGNVLGAPGDGWRVAMATLRHERGASTLGQQLGFRRELAKVVETARRTGAADDPVLRDRLVRAWLELEVMRLNALRMLGPDPGPEASIAKLYWSEWHRRLGELAQAVQGRAGLVRAGLVGELNELQRLYLFSRADTIYAGSSEIQRTIIAERALGLPR
- a CDS encoding GntR family transcriptional regulator is translated as MAAELRRAIYSGVLGPGAQLPTEAQLMEDHGVSRNTVRLALGELVNEGLVTRTPRRGTVVRDRRPLLIYPQRELEPQSRGELREAFAYAVAQEGREPSQYIEVLTVSPVEEIASRLELADGELAVVRRRLRFVDGQPYNTNDSYFPRDLVADSEIARPGDIARGANRVLEELGHAQVRVVDDIWARMPNQEEAERLQLELGTPVMVYVRVGYDGADMPVRVAVSVLPADKHLIRYELDGR
- a CDS encoding GNAT family N-acetyltransferase, with the translated sequence MHTTTLLHPLALRRAEPGDLPGVLTLFADTSEWLYRQGVRQWPRQGFGPERIMPLIEERVLYLLDDELRYLDPDMAAPPVATIALDGHADPEFWTPADEPGAALYVHKLAVARPWSGSGLGDALLDWAGASAFASGLPYVRLDCAKANPRLQHYYRSRGFQHVRTVDLPHRASGALFQRRSEDLVALPFRDLTLAELITAA
- a CDS encoding copper homeostasis protein CutC produces the protein MTGSLLEVIALDVRDAVAAEQGGADRLEVVADMAADGLTPSPETVAAIAAECPLPQMVMLRCDATFTAAPETLDRLARDAKALAQAGAAGFVFGFLDGAGVVDLAATEALIHAVSPLPWTFHRAVDHAADVQAAWRAVRLLPNLATVLTSGAPGGVGDGLPVLRARAEAGDGSIILAGGGLRPAHVPVLLDQGIRAFHIGSAARESWSDPVEWRLVRRWRTLVERD
- a CDS encoding SDR family oxidoreductase; this translates as MLPPPPKAHGLLDGKVTLVTAAAGAGIGWATARRCAEEGAVVVLSDRHERRLAAAAEALSEVTGVRPLAVPCDVTSEPQVLALFDAVAEAHGRLDVVVNNAGLGGTAELAGMTDEQWHAVLDVTLTGTMRCTRAALRQMYGQGSGVIVNNASVVGWRAQRGQAHYAAAKAGVMALTRCVALEAAEHGVRVNAVAPSLAVHPFLAKVTGEELLAELAAREAFGRSAEPWEVANVIVFLASDYSSYMTGEVVSVSSQHP
- a CDS encoding flavin reductase family protein, coding for MPTGPTPQSANGHLDSRRFRQVLGRFATGVVAITALDPGDGRPCGLAANSFTSVSLDPPLVAFCVAHTSTSWPRVRDANVLTVNVLAEHQQEVCARMASRGGDKFAGLEWTGSPGGNPVLEGALAWLDCAVEAEHPAGDHTIVVARVLQLDTHADGGPLVFFQGGFGGFR
- a CDS encoding thiolase C-terminal domain-containing protein; protein product: MAKRLLEFRNATAIAGVGYTPFTKNSGASTLTLACRAVLAALADAGLTADDVDGLATHRVGDSAPPTLVGPALGLADLSWHLDQFGGGSVSHAVVGQAALAVAAGMAETVVCYRAINARSEFRMGGTGRGLPVSPEVQYQAPYGYVAPPQQYAMYARAHMLRYGTTAEHFGTLAVTQRANAAKNPRALMRTPITLDDYLASRWIAEPFRLLDCCLETDGACAVVVTTAGRARDLRRPPVLISAAAWGGGQSHLSGGDPTVTSAAALAPRLYAQAGLGPGDVDVAEIYDCFTYSVIVQLEDYGFCPKGEGGPYVASGATALDGPLPVNTHGGFLSEGYVHGVNHIAEAVSQLRGEAGDRQVPGAEVALSTAQPGYILPATSALILRRA
- a CDS encoding Zn-ribbon domain-containing OB-fold protein, translating into MTVHRPEPDRDSREWWERVARREFAVQRCAGCGADRFPARAFCPACRSEEWRWRAVPPEGRVESWIVSHQPFVPGLAAPYVVVMVRLAAVPGCLVHGNWRGDREPRGGERVRAVFRDVGEDLTLVDWEPAR
- a CDS encoding DUF2252 domain-containing protein, whose translation is MGTRTTFLLDVLMTEFGDSIARDPAAFRRKFRKMAASPFAFYRGSACLFYADLAGPYADDAYLDEPTGRVWIHGDLHAENFGTYMNASGELVFNVNDFDEAYVGPYVWDLKRFAASVALLGYAKALSDEAIGGLVADFAGAYLEELTAIAAGGDDAIGSLTLGTTTGVLHRVLQTARLSTRVALLDVETVIDDYDRRFALVDGREPVDGATREAVLAAFAGYLTTLPGDGGPAGRAVEHVVKDVALRKGVGIGSAGLPSYNLLLEGRSQALENDVILYMKQAAAPAVARHVTDEKVASYFLHQGHRTAESQRALQAYADPWLGYTTLDGVGQLVAEVSPYSADLDWDDVNEPGELRSIMRDLGRAVARMHSVADDESSHDLVDFSTEEAIVAVIGGDRPGFTAMLVEFAHRYGAQARGDHQRFVDLFRNGLLPGV